The nucleotide sequence TGGCCCTGTAGGCTACTACGGCGACTACTATGGCCCCCGCTACCGGCCCTATTACGGCCCGCGCTATTACCGGCCTTCCCGAGTGATTGTGCGTCCCGCGCCCGTCATTGTGCGGCCCCGGCCTGTCATTGTGCACCCAGGGCCCCGCTACTACCACCGCCCGTATGGTGGTTACCGGGGCGGCGGACGCCGTTAATATTTCCGCACTTGTTGCCGATAAGCAACGCATAAAAAAGGCCCAACCTGCTACTAGGTTGGGCCTTTTTTATGCGTTGTTATATGAGTTGCTAGTTAAATCAGCTTGTCCGGCGTAATGGGCAGTTCGCGAATACGTTTGCCAGTGGCGTTGAACACAGCATTGGCAATGGCGGGAGCCGCTCCAATAATGGCTATTTCACCGATGCCTTTTGTGCCCATAGAATCCACAATAAGGTCGGGCTTGTCCACAAAGGCTACTTCAATGTGCGGGGCGTCGGCATGGACGGGAACGTGGTAGTCGGCTAGGTCTTTGGTGATGTAGCGGCCAAACCGGTCGTCCATTGTGGCACCTTCGGTTAGGGCCATGCCAATACCGCCCACAGCGCCGCCTATCATTTGGTTGCCGGCCGTTTTGTGGTTGACGATGGTGCCCGCATCAGCGCAGGAAACCATCTTTTTCACCCGCACCTCACCTGTTAGCTGATGCACGTGTACTTCCGCAAAATGCACCGAAAACGAATACATAGAATACTTCTGCCGCTCGTCGCCCGGCTTGGACTCGATGAGTACTGCCACCTCCTGGCCGTTGTTCTGCTTGATGAGGTCGGCATATGCCACCTTGGTGGCAGCATTGTTGGCCAGCGAAAGTTGGTTGCCTTGAATAACGATGTCCGCTGGCTTGGCGGCGCTAAATGCTGGTCCGGCCAATTGATGCAGCTTTTCCTTGAGCGCAGCGCAGGCTTCCACCACGGCCGAACCCACGGTGTTCACGGTAGCCGAACCCCCTTGCGAGGGTGCGTCTGGGAAAAGAGAATTACCTAACTCGAAGCGCACTTTTTCTGGGGGCATCTTCAGGGCATCGGCGGCCAGCTGCACCATCACGGTGCCGGTGCCAGGGCCAATGTCGGTAGTGGCGCTTTGCAGCACCACGGTACCATCGGCAAGCAGCCGCGCACTAGCCTTCGACCGGCCTCGGTTGGCGCCAAATGTGCCTACACCCATGCCGTAGCCTACTAGCCAGTCGCCTTGCTTGAGCATACCCGGCTTGAGTTGGCGGTTTTTCCACCCAATTCGGTCGGCGCCCATCTGGTAGCATTCCTTCAGGTACTTAGTCGACCACGGCTTGCCGTTGTCGGGGTCAACGTCGGTGTAGTTGCGCAGGCGGAACTCCATGGGGTCTATGTTCAGAGCAAACGCCAGTTCATCCATAGCCGATTCCAACGCAAACGCCCCAGTAGCTTCCCCTGGCCCCCGCATCCAGATAGGCGTACTGATGTCGAGCGGTAGAATCCGGTAGCGCGTGCTCACATTGGGGCTCGTGTACATCATGCGCGTTTGCTGCACCGTTGACTCGGTGAAGTCCTCGTACGTGGAGGTTTGGCCGGTGGCTTCGTGCGTGATACCCACCAGCTTGCCGTCGGGGGTGGCCCCAATGCCAATGCGCTGCCAGGTGTAGGGGCGGTAGCCTACCATCGTGAACATTTGCTCGCGTGTGAGCACCAGCTTCACCGGCCGGTTCACTTGCTTGGCGGCAATGATGGCCGCCGTTTCGTGGGGCCAGTTGTGCAGACCATTCCCGAACGCCCCGCCCACAAACGTGGCAATTACTCTCACGTTTTCTTCCGGAATGCCCCAGTCTTTGGCGAAGGCGCGTTGGGTGCCCTTCACTGCCTGCACTTTGTCGTACACGGTCAGCTTGTCGGGAGCTTCCCAATGAGCAATGATGGACTGCAATTCCATGGGATTATGCATCTCCGAAGGAATTACATATTCCATTTCCAGCTTCACTGGAGCAGTTTTGTAGCCGTCCACCTGGCCTCGGTCGTGGTCAGCCTGCGGTGACTTGGGGTTCTTTTTCGCCTGGGCCGGCACCTTGGCTCGGTCGGTGTGCGCGTTGAAGTTGGTGGCGTGCTTGTCGGCTTCGTACTGGGTTTTCACCAAGCCCGCCGCGTAGCGTGCCCGCTCCAACGTGTCGGCCACCACAATAGCAATAGGCTGGTCGTTGAAAACGATTCTATCGTTGTTGAATACCCGGAGTGGCTGCCCAGTAGTGGCAGGCTCGTCGGGTTGGCTGCGGTTGGCGTGACCGGGTACCTTGATGGAGTTCAGGTGCGTAATAACGGCCAGCACCCCCGGAGCACGCTCGGCCGCTTTGGTATCGATGCTTTTGATGCGTCCTTTGGCAATGGTGCTGCCCACCAAAAAGCCGTGCACGAGGCCCGGTATCTGGTATTCGGCGGAGTATTGCGCGGCGCCGGTTACTTTCAGGCGGCCGTCTACACGGTTCATTCGGTCGCCCACCACGCCGTCTTTGAAGAGAGGTTGCTCGTTCATAGGATAAGGGGCTTTACGCCACGTTAGTAGCGTTTTTTAGGGCCTGCACAATGGCGTTGGGCCCTAGCTTCAATTTAAATGCGTTGTGCTTGAACGCCTTGGCGCCCCGCATAGCTATTTCGGCAGCAGCTTGAAAAGTAGCTTCGGTGGCTGGCTTTCCTACCAACGACTTTTCCGCTTCCGTCAGCCGCCAGGGCTTGTGCGCTACGCCACCCATCGCCAAGCGGGCATCCTTGATAACGTTGTTTTCCAGTTGCAGCGCCGCCGCTACCGATACCAGCGCAAACGCGTACGACGCCCGCTCGCGCACCTTCAGGTAATGCACGTTCTTGGTGAAAGGACCTTCGGGCACTTCCACCGCCGTTATCAGCTCCCCAGGTTCTAAGGTGGTATCCTTCTGCGGTATATCGCCGGGCAGGCGGTGCAGCTCCGCAAACGGAATGCGCCGGTCGCCTTTAGGCCCACTGACCAGCACGGTAGCATCCAGGGCAACTAGGGCCACACTCATGTCGGAGGGGTGCACGGCGATGCACTTGTCGGAGAAGCCGAAAATGGCGTGCATGCGGTTGTAGCCTTCCAGCGCGCCACAGCCGGAGCCAGGCTCCCGCTTGTTGCAAGGCAGCGCCGTGTCGTAGAAATAGGGGCAGCGGGTGCGCTGTAGCATGTTGCCCCCGATAGTGGCCATGTTGCGAAGCTGCGCCGAAGCCCCAGCGTTCAATGCCTGTGCCAGCAGTGGCAGCTTCTCCAGCACCTGCTTGTCGTCGGCCACGGTGGCGTTCAGTGCCATGGAGCCAATGCGAAACGTGTTGCCTTGGCGCTCTAGCTTGTCGAGGGGCAGGCGGCTGATGTCGATGAGGCGCTCTGGATTCATTACCCCGCGCTTCATAAGGTCGAGCAGGTTGGTGCCGCCCGCAATGAACTGGGAGTTCTGGTCTTTCACCCGCGCCTCAATGGCTGCTTTGGGCTTGGCGGGCCGTACGTATTGAAACTGGTTCATACTTTTTGCCCTCCGTTTTTAACTTCCTGAATAGCACTCACAATGTTGGGGTAAGCACCGCAGCGGCAGATGTTGCCGCTCATGAATTCTTTAATTTCGGTCTCAGAATTGGCCTTGCCTTCCCGAATGCAGGCCACCGCCGACATAATCTGGCCGGGCGTGCAGTAGCCACACTGAAAGCCGTCGTTCTTAATAAAGGCTTCCTGCATAGGGTGCAGGTCGTCGCCTTTGGCGAGGCCTTCGATGGTGGTAATTTCGCGCCCGTCCTGCATGACGGCTAGCACTAAGCAGGAATTAACCCGCTTGCCATCTATATGCACCGTGCAGGCCCCACACTGGCCGTAGTCGCAGCCTTTCTTGGTGCCGGTCAGGTGCATCTGCTCGCGAAGCAGATCCAGCAGCGTCACGCGCGGCTCCACCGACAGCTTATAGCTTTTGCCGTTCACGGCCAGCTTAAGCGGTACTTTTTCGAAAGGTGCTGCAATCTTCTCGTCCCACTCGGCGGCGGCGGCTTGCACTACCGGGCCCGGCGTAAGGGCCAGCGCCGTGAGCACCGAGGATTGCTTGAGGAAGTTCCGGCGCGCCGCATCGTGGCTGCGTTCTTCGTTTTCCGGCTTGGAATCAGATATTTCGTCGGCCATGAGGATGAATGATGAATGAGGCCGCGCTTGTTGCGCAAGCCAGTGATACAAACGAGATACTACAACCTGCCGCTTTCTAAGTTCGGCAAACACACAGACGCTTTCGGCAACAGATAGGCCGCTTCAGCAGCAAACAAAACGGGGTATTGCAGCCAATTTAATCTAGGAAAGGTGTTATCCTGCCCAACTAATCTAGCAACTTTCTACACGTTTTCGCTGCGTCAGACGCCGTATAGGTTTACGACAGAAGGAGGGGAGCGTTTAAACTTAAAACCTTGTTTTCATTACTTTCAAGGCTATTGATGAGGTACAAAGGGCTAGGTGCAGAGGGTAGGTGCAGGAGGAAATACCACTTATCCTTGAACGGCAGCGGTAAGCATACAAAAAAGCACCCTGCCGGAAAATTCGGTAGGGTGCTGAAAAAGTTAGCAAATGAAGCCGAGCGGCTACTCGTGTAGTAGTTTCTTGGTTACGATTCCTGTGGGTGTGTGTACGCTTACCGAGTACACGCCGGCCGGTAGTCCCGCCAGGTGCAGCGTCTGACGCAATATGCCGGCCTGTGGCCGCACAGTCACTTGCTGTACCGTCTGGCCCAATGTGTTCGAAACTACTACTTGCGCCTCGCCGCTGCCTTGAAAACCACTGAGCGCCAGCGTGACCTTACCGCTGGTAGGGTTGGGCGAGAGTTGCATCTCTGCTACCTGAGCTTTTGCCTTGTTGCCGAGCGTGATAGTTTGATAGTCGGAATAAAAGGATTTTTCATAATTCACTAGTGTGCTTGTAGTATAGTCTACGTTTTGCGTCAAGCGTCTAGCTAAGTCGTTGTTGGCATTGTAGCCGACAGTGTAACGGGTGCCGAAAACATAAACCCAAGTATTGTTCAGCCAGTCCTCGAAAATGACCCCGAGATATGTGCCTTGTAGGTCATAGGTGTTATTATAGCGCGTATAGTTCTGCCAAGTGCCATTCAAAAATTGCTCAGTTAAAGAGGTATAGTCCTGGCCGCTAGCCAGATAAGTGTACGTGGTGCGAAGGTTAGGCTGCCATGTAGTACCATTCCAGAGTTGAGCTTCATAGGAGCTAATACGGCCCTGCGTATTGTAAGCAAAAGTATAACGCGAGCTGCTGAGCCAGCTATTCGTGTTGGCGTTCCAGGTCTGGTAGTCGTAGCTACTGTAATTAGTACTGGTTCCTGTGTAGGTATAAAGGTAGCGGCCTTCGAGAACGAAGGTGCCTAGATTGGTATTCCAGGGGGTATACTGCTGTTCACTCATTCTACCTGCGGTATCAAATGTGTAGCTATACTGTTGCCCGCCAAAAGTACTCCAGGCATTATTAGCCCAGCGCTGATAAAGCACCTGCGTAAAATACCCTTGCGCATTGTAAGTGTATTGGTCGCGGTAAGAGTTTTGCCAGGCGCCATTGATCCAATTCTGGTTCAGATACTCGGTTCTTCTATTTTGCCCATCGTATGTAAATAGTTCCTGGTTAAAATTCTGCCATGCCGAGCCCTGCCATGTTTCATCAAGATAGCGGCTCAGTTGACCTGTGGCGTTGTACGTATACGTAGTGCGGGTGCTTGGCACCTGGGTTGCGGAATCTGTGCGGACAACGCCTATGGTGCGCCCTTGAGCATCATAGGTGTACGTGGCTATACTACCAGAGCCCCATTGCGAAGTAGTACGGTTCCAGAGGTAAGTTGAGATTCTGCTTGCTTGGCGCACAGTGGTTGTAGGCCGGGCTGCTTCGTTGCGCTTTAGTAAGGCTTCAATGGGAGCTAAAGCTGGATTGGTAGGCGTGTTTCGGAGCGTGCGCTCTGGCAGTGGTGCTTGCGCAAAAGTGGTCAGGGTGCTGCCGAGCAGCGAGGCAAACAGTAAAAAGTGCTTCATGTAGTTGTAGTGAAAAGGATATAGAGTGTAGGCAATGGTATCGGCCGGCATTTATGGTGCGGGAAGCTGTTTGTTATAGCAAAGGATGATACTACTTGAGACGCAGGAGCAGACAAAAACTGCACGACCATAAGGCCGTGCAGTTTTTGATTTAGAACGTGAACCGCAAGCTTATAGCAGCGTCGTTGTAGAAGCCGGTGTAGCCGTTGAAAACCTCGAAGAACGGCTTGTAGTCAACGCCGACCACAAACGGCAGATCCTCTAGCTTGTATTCCAGACCTAGAATGAGGTCGGCACCGAAGGCTACGTAGGTAGCATCATCGTACACGTAGTC is from Hymenobacter tibetensis and encodes:
- a CDS encoding xanthine dehydrogenase family protein molybdopterin-binding subunit is translated as MNEQPLFKDGVVGDRMNRVDGRLKVTGAAQYSAEYQIPGLVHGFLVGSTIAKGRIKSIDTKAAERAPGVLAVITHLNSIKVPGHANRSQPDEPATTGQPLRVFNNDRIVFNDQPIAIVVADTLERARYAAGLVKTQYEADKHATNFNAHTDRAKVPAQAKKNPKSPQADHDRGQVDGYKTAPVKLEMEYVIPSEMHNPMELQSIIAHWEAPDKLTVYDKVQAVKGTQRAFAKDWGIPEENVRVIATFVGGAFGNGLHNWPHETAAIIAAKQVNRPVKLVLTREQMFTMVGYRPYTWQRIGIGATPDGKLVGITHEATGQTSTYEDFTESTVQQTRMMYTSPNVSTRYRILPLDISTPIWMRGPGEATGAFALESAMDELAFALNIDPMEFRLRNYTDVDPDNGKPWSTKYLKECYQMGADRIGWKNRQLKPGMLKQGDWLVGYGMGVGTFGANRGRSKASARLLADGTVVLQSATTDIGPGTGTVMVQLAADALKMPPEKVRFELGNSLFPDAPSQGGSATVNTVGSAVVEACAALKEKLHQLAGPAFSAAKPADIVIQGNQLSLANNAATKVAYADLIKQNNGQEVAVLIESKPGDERQKYSMYSFSVHFAEVHVHQLTGEVRVKKMVSCADAGTIVNHKTAGNQMIGGAVGGIGMALTEGATMDDRFGRYITKDLADYHVPVHADAPHIEVAFVDKPDLIVDSMGTKGIGEIAIIGAAPAIANAVFNATGKRIRELPITPDKLI
- a CDS encoding FAD binding domain-containing protein, with translation MNQFQYVRPAKPKAAIEARVKDQNSQFIAGGTNLLDLMKRGVMNPERLIDISRLPLDKLERQGNTFRIGSMALNATVADDKQVLEKLPLLAQALNAGASAQLRNMATIGGNMLQRTRCPYFYDTALPCNKREPGSGCGALEGYNRMHAIFGFSDKCIAVHPSDMSVALVALDATVLVSGPKGDRRIPFAELHRLPGDIPQKDTTLEPGELITAVEVPEGPFTKNVHYLKVRERASYAFALVSVAAALQLENNVIKDARLAMGGVAHKPWRLTEAEKSLVGKPATEATFQAAAEIAMRGAKAFKHNAFKLKLGPNAIVQALKNATNVA
- a CDS encoding (2Fe-2S)-binding protein, with the protein product MADEISDSKPENEERSHDAARRNFLKQSSVLTALALTPGPVVQAAAAEWDEKIAAPFEKVPLKLAVNGKSYKLSVEPRVTLLDLLREQMHLTGTKKGCDYGQCGACTVHIDGKRVNSCLVLAVMQDGREITTIEGLAKGDDLHPMQEAFIKNDGFQCGYCTPGQIMSAVACIREGKANSETEIKEFMSGNICRCGAYPNIVSAIQEVKNGGQKV
- a CDS encoding T9SS type A sorting domain-containing protein; protein product: MKHFLLFASLLGSTLTTFAQAPLPERTLRNTPTNPALAPIEALLKRNEAARPTTTVRQASRISTYLWNRTTSQWGSGSIATYTYDAQGRTIGVVRTDSATQVPSTRTTYTYNATGQLSRYLDETWQGSAWQNFNQELFTYDGQNRRTEYLNQNWINGAWQNSYRDQYTYNAQGYFTQVLYQRWANNAWSTFGGQQYSYTFDTAGRMSEQQYTPWNTNLGTFVLEGRYLYTYTGTSTNYSSYDYQTWNANTNSWLSSSRYTFAYNTQGRISSYEAQLWNGTTWQPNLRTTYTYLASGQDYTSLTEQFLNGTWQNYTRYNNTYDLQGTYLGVIFEDWLNNTWVYVFGTRYTVGYNANNDLARRLTQNVDYTTSTLVNYEKSFYSDYQTITLGNKAKAQVAEMQLSPNPTSGKVTLALSGFQGSGEAQVVVSNTLGQTVQQVTVRPQAGILRQTLHLAGLPAGVYSVSVHTPTGIVTKKLLHE